In [Mycobacterium] stephanolepidis, the genomic window CCCGGATCGTTGGGCGCGACCTTCACCGACCGCGAGCAGCCCATGCAGCGGCATATCGAAGCGCTGGCCGGGTTGTTCGATTTCGCCTTCCCGCCTGCGCCCTGGATGTTCGGCGCCGCTGGTCGTGAGCACATGCAGAAGTACGGCACCACCGCCGAGCACTTCGCCAAGATCGGTTACAAGAACCACAAGCATTCGGTGAACAACCCTTATGCGCAGTTCCAGGAGGAATACACCCTTCAGGACATCTTGGACGCCAAGGAGATCTACGCACCACTGACCAAATTGCAGTGCTCGCCGACCTCCGACGGATCGGGTGCGGCCATCCTGGCCTCGGAGCGGTTCGTCGAGGCGAACGGGCTCGGTGACCGCGCCGTGGAGATCGTCGGCCAGGCGATGACCACCGACACCCCGGGAACGCTGGAATCCAAGTCGGCGATCACGCTCATCGGATTCGACATGGCCAAGCTCGCTGCACAGAAAGTGTATGAGCAGGCACAGATTTCGGCCGACGATGTGGACGTCATCGAGTTGCACGACTGCTTCTCGGCCAACGAACTGATCACCTACGAGGCGCTGGGACTGTGCGCCGAGGGTGAGGGTGGCAAGCTGATCGACAACGGTGACACCACCTATGGTGGCCGCTGGGTGGTGAACCCGTCGGGGGGCCTGATCTCCAAGGGGCACCCGCTCGGTGCGACCGGTCTGGCCCAGTGCGCCGAGCTCACCTGGCAGCTGCGCGGTGATGCCGATAAGCGCCAGGTGGCCGACGCAAAGGTGGCGTTGCAGCACAACCTCGGCCTCGGTGGCGCGTGTGTGGTCACCGCCTACAAGCCGGCCAACCGCTGAAAGGGGTTGGGAAGCAATGGCTGACACCAAGTACCCGTTCAACAATGACGGCCTGGACCAGTGGGGCGCCGAGGAGACCATCGAGGTCGACAAGGACCGCCTGATCGCCTATGCCGAGGCCACCAACGACCCGATCGAAGAGCATCGCAAGGGGGAGGTGGCACCACCGGTTTTCGCGGTGGTGCCCATCTTCCAGTCGCTCGTCGGCACCACGATGAGTGTCGTTCCCTACCAGCTGATTCCGCGCGTGGTGCACGGTGAGCAGTTCTTCCGGTTCCACCGGCCCATCAAGCCCGGCGATACACTGGTGGCCAAGTCGAAGATGACCGGCTACGAGGGTATGGAGAACGGAACCCGTGGCACGGTGTATGCCGAAACGCGAGATGCCTCGGGTGATCTGGTCAACGAGCAGTACGTGACCTTCTTCTTCCGCAAGTACGACGTGGGTGAGACGCGAGGTGTTCTCGGCCCGAACGTTGTGCTGGATGAGGCGATCAAGGCCAACGGACCGGCCGCCTCCCTGGTGCAGCATGTCGATGACGACCAGACGTTCCGGTACAGCCCGGCGTCGGGTGATCCGATGCCGATCCACCTGGACAACGATGCCGCAGTGGCGGCCGGACTGCCGGGCATCATCGCGCATGGGTTGTGCACCATGGCATTTACGTCATGGGCGGCCCTGACCGAGCTGGCCGACTCACGCACCGAGCGTCTCAAGGAACTGGCGGTGCGGTTCGCCAAGCCGGTGCTACCCGGACAGGACATCACCACCAGCTTCTGGAAGAACGGTGCCGCCGGTACCTATTCGTACGAAACCAGCGTCGGCGACGACCTCGTCATCAAAAACGGCCACGCCGTTATCGCCTAAGTCATCGCAGAAGGAGAGGAAATCACTATGGGACAGCTTGACGGACGGGTGGCGGTCATCACCGGTGCCGGACGTGGGATCGGTCGTGAGCACGCGCTGCTCTTCGCCAGGGAAGGCGCATCGGTGGTCGTCAACGACCTCGGCGGCGCCAACGACGGCTCCGGATCGGATGCCGGGCCCGCGCAGGAGGTGGTCGACGAGATCGTTGCCGCGGGAGGCAAAGCCGTTGCGAACACCGACAACATCTCGACCTGGGCCGGTGCCTCGAATCTGGTGAACCAGGCCGTCGAGACCTTCGGACAGCTGGACGCCGTCGTGAACAACGCGGGCATCCTGCGGGACGGTTTCGTCGCAGGCCTTGAGGAGGACCAGTGGGACTCGGTCATCCAGGTGCACCTCAAGGGGCATTTCGCGGTGCTGCGTCACGCAGCCGAGTATTGGAAGGCGCAGTCCAAGGCGGGTGCTGATGTCAAGGCCACCGTGGTGAACACCGCATCGGATTCCGGTGTGACACTGCCAAATCCGGGTCAGGGCAACTACGGTGCGGCCAAGGCCGGCATCGCGGCGCTGTCCTGCGTCGCGGCCGCAGAGCTGGAGCGGTACGGGGTCAAGGTGAACGCGATCGCGCCGGTGGCGCGCACGCGCCTGACGCTGGCCACACCGGGTATGGGTGCGATCTTTGCCGCGCCGGTGGACGAGGGACAGTTCGACATGTTCAGCCCGGCCAACATCTCACCGTTGGTGGCCTACCTGAGCACGGAGAAGAACCCGTGGACCGGCCAGGTGTTCAAGGTGACCGGCGGATCCATCCAGCGGCTCAAGGGTTGGTCGGTGACCGACACCGCCGAGACCGACGGACCGTGGAGCATTGACCTGGTGCGCGAGAGCGTCGAGCCCTGGAAGTAGGAATTTCTTAACGCGAACGGTCCCCCGAAATCGGGGGACCGTTCGGCGTTTTCAGGTGTGTCCGCGGCGGCCCACCCCTAGATTCGGAGTATGAGGCACGCCGGTCAACTCGCCGCGGAGTTCGTCGGCACGCTGATCTTGATTCTGTTCGGGTTGGGTGTCGTCGCACAGGTGGTGACGGCCGGGAACGAGGACTACGGCAATCACAACTCCATCGCCTGGGCCTGGGGCATGGGAGTCGCCTTCGGTATTTTCGCCGCCGGTCGGATATCCGGCGCGCACCTCAACCCGGCGGTCACCCTGGCGTTGGCGGCGTTTCGTGGATTCCCCTGGAAACAGGTGGTTCCGTTCATCGTGGCCCAGACCGCCGGTGCGTTCGTGGCGGCGCTGCTGGTTCGGTGGAACTACGGGAGTGTGTTGTCGGCCGTGGATCCCGGGCACACCATTGCGACGCAGGGGGTTTTCTCGACGCTGCCGGGCAATGGCGCCCTTGACGTCAGCCTGTGGGGCGGCCTGCGCGACCAGATCATCGGCACCGCGATCTTGCTGTTCCTGATCTTCGCCATTTCGGACCGGCGCAACATCCGCATGCCCGAGAGTCTTTTGCCCTTCGCGATCGGCACGGTGGTCGTCGGTCTGGGCATGTCGTGGGGGTCAATCGCGGGATACGCGATCAATCCGGCGCGCGACTTCGGACCCCGGCTGGCGTCCTATCTCACCGGATTCGATACGGCCTTCCTGGACCAGCACGGTGCCCAGTACTGGTGGGTGCCGATAGTGGGACCACTCATCGGAGGCCTGCTGGGGGCCGCCCTGTACCGCTACCTCGTGGAAGCATTCCTGTACGCAGACGATTCCGAAACCCAATCACCGTCGCACACCGAGGAGTTCGCCAATGGCTGATTTCGTGGCATCGATCGACCAGGGCACGACCAGCACGCGTGCCATGATCTTCAACCACCGGGGCGAGGAGGTCGGCCGCCACCAGTTGGAGCATCAGCAGCTGCTGCCGCGTGCTGGCTGGGTGGAGCACAATCCGGTGGAGATCTGGGAACGCACCTGGTCGGTGCTGGCCACTTCCCTGAACGTGACCGGGTTGTCGTCGGGGGATCTGGCCGCGGTGGGGGTGACCAACCAGCGCGAGACCACGTTGGTGTGGAACCGTCACACCGGCCGGCCGTACTGCAATGCCATCGTGTGGCAGGACACCCGCACCGACAAGATCGCGGCGGCGCTGGACCGAGACGGCCGCGGTGACGTCATCCGTGAGAAGGCCGGATTGCCACCTGCCACATACTTTTCCGGCGGCAAGCTGCAGTGGATTCTGGAGAACATCGACGGTGTGCGCCGCGACGCGGAGAACGGGGATGCGCTCTTCGGCACCCCCGATAGCTGGGTGATCTGGAACCTTACCGGCGGCATTCGTGGCGGGGTGCACGTCACCGACGTGACCAACGCCAGCCGTACGATGCTGATGAACCTGGAGACCCTGGATTGGGATGACGAGCTGTTGTCGTTCTTTTCCATTCCGCGCCAGATGCTTCCGCCGATCAAGGCATCCTCGCCGGTAGAGCCCTTTGGTGTGACGACCCATATGGGGCCGCTCGGGGGTGAGGTGCCCATTGCCGGTGACCTGGGCGATCAGCAGGCGGCGATGGTGGGGCAGGTGTGCCTGAGCCCCGGCGAGGCCAAGAACACCTATGGCACCGGAAACTTCTTGCTACTCAACACCGGTGAAGAATTGGTCCGCTCCCGCAACGGGTTGTTGACCACGGTCTGTTACCAATTCGGGGACAACAAACCGGCGTACGCGCTGGAGGGTTCCATCGCGGTTACCGGCTCGGCGGTGCAGTGGTTGCGGGATCAGCTCGGCATCATCAGCGGTGCCGCACAGAGCGAGGATTTGGCGCGTCAGGTCGAGGACAACGGCGGAGTCTATTTCGTACCGGCCTTCTCGGGTCTGTTCGCGCCGTACTGGCGTTCGGATGCCCGCGGCGCGATCGTGGGCCTTTCCCGGTTCAACACCAACGCGCATTTGGCGCGCGCGACGCTGGAGGCGATCTGCTACCAGAGCCGCGAAGTGGTCGAGGCCATGGAGGCCGACTCGGGTGTGCACCTGGAGGTGCTCAAGGTGGACGGTGGGATCACCGCGAATAAGCTTTGCATGCAGATCCAGGCCGACACCCTGGGCGTGGATGTCGTCAAACCTGTTGTCGCCGAGACGACCGCGCTCGGTGCTGCGTATGCGGCGGGCTTGGCCGTTGGTTTCTGGAAGGACGTCGAGGACCTGCGGCGGAACTGGCAGGAAGACGAGCGATGGAGCTCCTCGATCAACGAAGAACAGCGCGAGCACGGATTCGCCGGCTGGAAGAAGGCCGTACAGCGCACGCTGGACTGGGTCGAGGTGTAAGTAATGGCCGAGTGTCGACTTCTCGGGTGAAAGCTCGAGAGAACGGCCCGAGAAGTCGACACTCGACAGGTGAGCTAGTCGGTTTCGCCCAAGATGCCGTAGATCTGCTTGCGGGCAGAATTTACGATCTCGATGATCCGCTGCTGCTGTTCGGCTGAGGCGGCGTGGGCCGATTGCGCGACCGCGCCCATCAGCTGACCGAGTGCGGAACGAAGATCGAGCACCGATGGATCGGCGTCCTCGTTGATCTTGTCCCAGGGCGGGGTGTCGAGTTTGGCCGCGCCAGCCTTGCCTTCTTCGGTGAGCTCGAACTGCTTGCGGCTGCCGCTGCCTTCGGCCTCGACGATGAGGCCCTCGTCGACGAGCAGTTGCAGTGTCGGATAGACCGAACCGGGGCTTGGCCGCCAGATGTTATTGCTGCGTTCGGCGATCTCGCGGATCATCTCGTAGCCGTGCATCGGGCGTTCGGCGAGCAGCGCCAGGATGGCGGCCCGGACGTCGCCGCGCTGGCCACGTCCTCGTCCGCGTCCACGCGGCTGGTCACCGAAACCGAATCCGAAACCAGGGCCGAAGCCCGGACCGAATCCGCGTCCAAACCCTGGCCCGAACCCGCGGTCCATGAACGCGCCGGGGCCGCGACGCCCAGCCCAGGCTTGCTCCTGGAACTCGCCGCGCGGGTCGCATTCGTGACGACGACCACCGTGGCGCCGACCTGGTCCGCGACGTGTGGGGTCGAAACCGAATCCGAAACCAAATGGTGTGTCGGGCCGAAACTGCTCGGCCCTTTCCTCATGGGAAGTCATGTGTATCTCCTTGTGCTTGGGGGAGGCGTGATCACCTCTCGATACATAACGATATATCGGAATCGATCGTGATGCAACGAAAACTTTCGGAGGTGATTTCGAGAGCTCCTGCCAGCTACGCGCCGTAGGGTGACCGCCATGACGGTGAAGTGGCTGGAACAACCCGAGGACCACGACTACGCGGCGGCCGTGGACTACCTGACGCTCGTCGGTGAGGCCGATGTGGTGAAGCGGACCGTGAAGGCGCTGCGCAACGCGACGCTGGAGTACCGCAAGGCCAAGGACATCCTGCGGGCGGCTCACCTGGAGATGCTTCCCAAGACCAACGCTCACGTGGCCCGCGACCTTGCGAAGATCGCCAAGGACAAGGCGTTGTCCCCTATCCTGCTGGTACGGGGGGATGCACGTTCCGGGGCGCGGCTCGAGATCGCAGACGGCTACCACCGGGTCTGCGCTAGCTACATATCCGACGAAAATACCGACATCCCCTGCCATTTGGTTTCCTGGCAGTAGCTCCATGAGCGGATTTGGATTTCCGACCCTGGCGATCGTCGTCGTCGTCGGAATGGTCGGGCCGCTGCTCGCACTCAATACGCGGCTGCGGATTCCTGTCGTCATCGGTGAACTACTCGCCGGAATCATCATCGGCCGCACCGGATTTAGCTGGATCGACGCCTTCGATCCCACGTTCAAGATGTTCGCCGACGTCGGGTTCGCACTGGTCATGTTCGTGGCAGGCACGCATGTGCCCATACGCGACAAGACGATGGTGGCCGCACTACCCAAGGCGGCACTGCGCGCCATCGTGGTGGGCGCGGTCGGTGCGGTACTCGGAGTGCTGCTGGCCAACGCGTTCCACACCGGACACGCACCGCTGTACGCGGTGCTCATCGCCTCCTCCTCGGCGGCGCTGGTACTGCCGATCATCGACTCCCTGGGCCTGCAAGGGCCCAAGGTGTTGAGCGCCACCGCGCAGGTCGCCATCGCCGATACCGCGTCGATTGTGCTGCTGCCCTTGGTTATCGATCTCAAACATGCTCCCCGTGCTGCCGTCGGTGCGGTGGCCGTTGCGGCGTGCGCGGGCATTGTCTTCGTGATCCTGCGCGCGCTCGATCAGGCCGGAAAGCTCGACCGGTTCCACGACTATTCAAAGCAGCGCCGAGTGGCCATGGAGCTACGGATCAGCCTGGCCATCGTCTTCGGGCTGGCGGCGCTGGCCGTGGAGACCCACGTGTCGATCATGTTGGCCGGGTTCGCCCTGGGCCTGGTCGTCGCGGGCATCGGAGAGCCGCGCCGCCTTGCCAAGCAGTTGTTCGGATTCACCGAGGGCTTCTTCTCGCCGCTGTTCTTCGTCTGGCTGGGGGCGTCCCTGCACGTGCGTGAGCTCGGTGAGAACCCCAAGCTCATGCTGCTGGGGCTGGGCCTGGGTGGCTCGGCCGTGTTGGCCCATGTGGTCGGACGGCTCTTCGGACAGCCTGTATCGCTGGGTGCGTTGGCGGCGGCTCAGCTCGGCGTGCCCATCGCGGCGGCCGCGATCGGCGAACAGCAGCAATCATTACTGCACGGTGAGGCTGCGGCACTCATCTTGGGGGCACTGGTCACGATCGTCGCGGCAACGCTAGGCGGCTCGGTCTACGCGAAGACGTCTGCCCGGAATCAGCCAGGGGTAGCGAAACCTGAAGGCCCCCGAGGAGACTCGGAGGGTTCTGAAGCTGCCGATGCCGAGGGTGGTCCGGCCCAGTCGGCCGGCGGGACAGGCGACGGCGCCGCAGGGTAGGCGGGCTGCATGTGTTCCAGGGCGCGGAGGTGACGTTCGGCGAGCACCGCAGCCAGCATGAACTGTGGGGGTGTGCCGGGCGGCGGTGGCGGTGCGATGCTGGCAAGCACATCGGTGGAGATCTGATAGAGCATCTGGTCACGGGTTTGCGGCGCCAATTGCCCTGCACGGTTGAGGAATTGGCGCGCAAGATTCGCCTGTTCGGTGGTGAGCCCCGAGAGTTGTAGCGTCTGCGCCCATTCGGCCAGTGGTGGTGGCATCACCGGTGGCGGAGGGAGTTTGGGGCCACGCTCGCTGATCACCATGGTGCCCGCGAAGATGTCGCCCAGACGTTTGCCCTTGGCCGACACCAAGCTGCTGATCACGGCGGGTGCGCCCATGAACATGAAGATCTCGACCACGGCCGCAAGGGCGCGGATGACGGCTTGCCGCAGGCGTTCCGGGCCGCCGTCGTCGGACACCACCCGCAATCCCATGGCCATCTTGCCCAGCGAGCGTCCCCGGGTCGACATCTCCCAGATGACGGGATAGCCGACGAGCGCCAGCACGGAGTAGGCGATGCTGAGCGCGCCGGCCAGAGCCTCGTCGAACTGCGAGAGCGAGAACGCGACGACGAAGATTCCGGCATACAGCACGATCACCTGCACGAAGATGTCGATGAACGCGGACACCACCCGCACCGGAAGCTGGGCCACCTTGACGTCCAAGACAACCGCGTCACCCGTCACCAACTCGGACATCACTCGAGACTACTAGTATTTGCCAGATGGACGTGGACGCATTCGTCGCCACTCACCGGGGGACATGGGACCGACTGGAGCTGCTGCTCAAGCGCAGGAGGAGCCTGAGCGGTCCAGAGATCGATGAGCTGGTCGAGCTGTACCAGCGAGTGTCGACACACCTGTCGACCGTGCGGTCGTCCTCGGGGGATCCGGCATTGGTCGGGCGGCTGTCCAACCTGGTTGCCCGGGCACGTTCGGCCGTAACCGGCGAGCATGCCCCGCTGTGGCGTCACTTCATCCGATTCTGGACGGTGTCGTTTCCCGTGGTCGCCTACCGGAGCTGGCGTTGGTGGCTGGGCGCGACGGTCGCCTCGATGGTGTTGGCAGTCGCCGTCGGTATCTGGGTGATGCACTCGGCCGAGCTGCAATCGGTGATCGGAACACCCGATGAGATTGCGCACCTGGTGAACGAGGACTTCGAAAACTATTACAGCGAGCATCCCGCGGCGGCCTTCGCGCTGCACGTGTGGATCAACAACTCGTGGGTGGCGGCCCAGTGCATCATCTTCGCCGTGCTGCTGGGCATTCCCATCCCGTTTGTGCTGTTCATGAATGCGGCGAATGTGGGCGTGGCCGGTGGTTTGATGATCGCGGCGGGCCGCGGAGATGTGTTCTTCGGCCTGATCCTTCCGCACGGTCTCTTGGAGTTGACGGCGGTGTTCTTGGCCGCGGGCGCGGGAATGCGCCTGGGATGGAAGGTCATTGACCCCGGCGATCGGCCCCGTGGACAAGTGCTTGCCGAGCAGGGCCGTGCCGTCATGTCGGTGGCGGGCGGATTGGTCGGGGTACTGCTGGTGAGCGGTCTCATCGAGGCGCTGGTCACCCCGTCGCCGTTGCCCACATTCGCGCGTGTGGCAATCGGGGTGATCGCGGAGGCGCTGTTCCTGGCCTATGTGGTGATTCTCGGGCGGCGTGGGGTGGCCGCTAACGAATCCGGCGATATGGAAGATGCTCCCGACTACGCTCCGGCTTCCTGAGCGCTACAGGCGTCCGGATGCCTTCAACGACAGATACCGGTCGGCAAGGGCCGGGGCGATCTCGTCCGGTGGGGCGTCGACGACTTCGACACCTTGACGACGCAACAGGGTGACGATGCGTCGGCGTCCGCCGCGGGTACGTTCGGCGGCGGCCGCGTCGTAGACCTGCTCGACGTCGAGCGACCGGATATTTCCTGGCGCCGTGGAGTTCTCGGGCATCACCATGTCGTCGACACGTGGATCGCTGACCGCGGCTACCAGCAGGTGGTGATGGCTGGTCAGCTGGGGAAGTAGCGGTAGCAGGCCCTCCTCGAGGGCCTCGGGGTTCAGGTCGGTCAGGAGCACGATGAGCGAGCGATGACGAGATTTGCGACGGATGGTGGCCACGAGATCGCGGGCGTCGGATTCGACAAGCGAGGGTTCCAGCGGCGCCATCGCGTTGACCACGAGCGAAAGCAGTTCGTTGCGCGATGCTCCGGACACCTGCGAGCGCACCGTGCGGTCGTGCGCCAGGAAGTCCACGCGATCTCCGGCGCGAGATGCCAATGCCACCAACAGCAATGCGGCGTCCATCGCCCAGTCCAACCGCGGCCACCCGGAGGGATCACCCGATGTCGGGTCGACGCCGATGCGTCCCGCCGAGGTGCGACCGGTGTCCAGCACCACGAGGATGCGGCGGTCTCGTTCCGGACGCCAGGTGCGTACCACCACGTCATTGCGCCGGGCGGAGGCGCGCCAGTCGATGGACCGGACATCGTCGCCCACGACATATTCACGCAGCGAGTCGAATTCGGTGCCTTGGCCGCGGATCAGCACAGGGATGGCGCCTTCGAGTTCGCGCAGTTTGGCCAGGCGGGATGGCAGATGCTTGCGACTCAGGAACGGCGGCAGTACGCGCAGCTGCCACGGCACGTCGTGACGTCCCTGCCGCCCGGCCAACCCCAGCGGTCCCACCGTGCGGACGGTCACCGTCGCCGGCCGGTGATCGCCACGGCGCAAGGGGTGCAAGGAGGTAACGATCTGTGTGCGTTCGCCGGTGCGCAGATTCAACCGGTGTGCCCGTGGTGTGGCACGCATGCTCGGTGCCCAACTGTCCCGGACCCATCCGCGTACCCGGCGGCCCGGATTCTGGATCTGCAGGGTGATGTCTGCGGATTCACCAAGCCGGATGGAATCCGGCCCCGACCGGACAAAGGTGAGACGGCGCGGGCTGGCGGCGGCGGCGATATCGACGACGATCAGTACCGCGAGCGCCAGGAGTAGCAGCCAGAACAGCCGAACCGGCCACTGCGACACCAGGATCAGCAGCGCGCCGAGCAGCGCCGCCAATCCCGCGCGTCCGGTGAGAATCACTAGCGCGGCACCGGAACCGTGACGAGGATGCCGTCGAGCACTCGGTCCGAGGTGGCGCCCTCCAACTCGGCCTCGGGGCGCAGGCCGATGCGGTGGCGCAGGGTCGGGCGCGCCATCGCCTTGACATCGTCCGGGGTGACGTAGTTGCGCCCGGAAAGCCACGCCCACGCACGGGATGTCGCCAGCAGGGCTGTCGCAGCGCGCGGGGAGGCGCCCAGCTGTAGCGAGGGCGATTGGCGGGTGGCGCGGATGACGTCGACCACGTAGGCGAGCACCTCGGGGGCCACCAGCACGCGGCCCACCGCGGCGCGTCCGGCCTCCAGGTCGGCGGCAGAGGCGACCGGAGTGACATGGGACAGGTTGCGGGGGTCGAATCCGTGCGCGTGCCGCTCCAGGATGGCAATCTCCTGATCACGTTCCGGCAGAGACACGTTGAGCTTCATGAGGAAGCGGTCCAACTGAGCCTCGGGCAGCTGATAGGTGCCCTCGTATTCGATGGGATTCTGGGTCGCGGCGACGATGAAGGGATCGGGGAGCGGCCGTGGAGTGCCATCGACCGTCACCTGACGCTCCTCCATGGCCTCCAGCAGTGCCGCCTGCGTCTTGGGCGGGGTGCGGTTGATCTCGTCGGCCAGCAGCAGATTGGTGAACACCGGACCGGCCCGGAACTCGAATGCCGCGGTGCGTGCGTCATAGACCAGGGACCCGGTGACGTCACCCGGCATCAGGTCGGGGGTGAACTGTACCCGCTTGAACTCCAGGGACAGCGCCGCCGAGAGCGTACGCACCAGAAGGGTTTTCGCGACTCCGGGGACGCCTTCCAACAGGACGTGCCCGCGGCACAGGAGCGCGACGACCAGTCCGCTGACCACGGAATCCTGCCCCACGACCACGGTGGCGATTTGTTCGCGCAACGCGGCCAGGGCATTGCGCGCGGCGTCCTCAGAGTTCCCGGTGGTGGATGCCTGTGTCACGATTCGCGTACCTGCCTTTCCAGAAGATCCAGTTGTCGAGTCAGATTGGTGAGCTGTTGGTCATCGGACGGGACGGGGCCGAACAGCACATGGTGAATCTCGATGGGGTTACGGCCTATTCGCTGAGCGACGGTGGTGGTGACGACCTGCGGCGTCTCGTCGACCGGGAGGCCGAGCCGGCGTACGATCCGGTAGGTGGCGGCCTCGCGCAACGATGCGGCGGCGAGATCGCGGGCACGGCGCGACCGGTAGAGGCGCCCGCGCCCCTCGGTGGTTTCCGAAGCGCGCACGATCACCGGAAGCTTTTCGGCGACCACGGGCCCCAGGCGGCGGCCCCGCCAGAGAGCGAGCAGCAGTACGACGATGCAGAGCTGCCACATGGCCATGCTCACTTGGTCGGGGATCAGATCACCCATCGATTTCGGTTGGGCGCTGGTGCCGACCTTCGGCCGTTCGGGGACGTACCAGACCAGGTGCGAGGAGCGGCCGGCCAGATTCATGGCCAATGCCGCATTGCCCTGCTTGGCCAGTTGCAGGTTGGATAGCAGGGTGTCATCGCCCAGCACGGTGATGGTGCGGGTGCCCTCGGGATAACGCAGCAGTGTGCCGCCGTAGCAGCTGATTTGGCCGGGACCTGGATTGGTGAATGTGTAGGTGGGGCCGATGTATGTCTGAATGGTGCCGGCCCGCTGAGCTTCCCGGAGATCGCAGTTGGGTTCGACGATCTCATCGCTTTGGTATGAGGTGATGCGTGCCTGCGAGGCCAGCCGCTCACGGGTCGCGGAGTACGGCGCCAGCAGCAGGCGATCCCCGGGAATCTCAATCAGAGAGTCCAGTATCTCGTCGGTGAGATTCCCATTGTCCAGCACCATGAGCTGGCTGTCGGGTCGCATCGCGGCACGGACCTCGCCGATGGTGGTGGCGCGTGTGACGGTGACACCGCGCTCGCGCAGCAGTTGCGCGAGAGCGTGCCCGCCCCGCTGGGTCACGGCTTCGGGGTCGAGATAGCCCTCGGGCCGAGGTGATTTGGTGACCAGTAGACCCGTGACGACGATGGCGACCAGCGCGGTCAGGATCCATGCCCAGGTGCGCCAGCGGTCCCGGAGGCGGGGAGAGGTGGCGGTGCTGGTGGTCACCGCACCGCCTCCCAGCCCGTCATCGCGCCCGGTTCTGTGGATGTCAACAGAACCGGGGCATCGCGGATATGGTCGTCCAAGTCGGCGATCTTGCGATAGGACTGTTCGGTGCCTGGGCGTTCGCCGTAGCTCACGTCATTGAAGATTTCCGCACTCGATCGGAATTCTGGTGCCAGTGAGGGTAATTCGCGTGATGCGTCGGCGGCCAGCTCGTTGGCGGTACGTCCGGGCACCGGGGTGAGGATCGTGCGTTCTTCGAGTTGGCGCGCCACGGCGCGCAGCCGGTGCCGGATTGCCGAGGCCCAGTCACCTTGGGATGCGGCGAGTTCGGCCGCCGCTCGATGCTCCGCCGCGGTGAGCTCAGCTGATTCGAAGAGCCCGAAATCCGCGCCGCCCTTGGTCCGGATGGCGCGGCGTGCAATGCGCACCAACAGCACCACGACGGCGATGATGATGAGCGCGGTGACGACGATGGTGAACCAACCGCCGGGAACCTCGCTGGCCCGGAACTCCAGGTAGTTCAGGTGTTCGATGATCCAGTTGACCAGACGGTCCAGTGGCGAGGGGTGCTCGTAGATCGGTTTGGCGAGTTCGTGTTGGGCCGCCTCGGCCGCTGATTCGCGGTCGATGTCGACGGTCGGCATTACACCTGAACCGGGGGATACGCGGGCAGCCACAACGCATCAGGGTCGATGCCGGGTTGTCCGAGGCGCTCGCGCGTTCTGGTTTCGGTTTGCAACACGAGATCGAATGCCTCGGTGCGCATTCGCTGATCGGTGTAGAGCAGCACGTTCACCGCGGCGTTGAACGGCAGCGTGATGATCTGGGCGACGATGACACCGACACTGGTGAGCGCCAGACCCAGGAGCATTGTCGTGCTGCTGGTATTCGATGAGCCCAGGCCCATGCCGATCTGTCCGCCGAGGCTGAAGGGCATTCCCAGGATGCCGGCAACGATGCCGACGATGATGGATGTGAGTAGCAGGATGCCCAGGAGGCGCCAATAGCCCTTGCGTACCAAGGATATTGATCGGCCGATTGCGCCGAAGACACTCTGGCGCTCCAGGATGAGTACCGGTGAGGCCAGGGCGAAG contains:
- a CDS encoding MaoC/PaaZ C-terminal domain-containing protein, translating into MADTKYPFNNDGLDQWGAEETIEVDKDRLIAYAEATNDPIEEHRKGEVAPPVFAVVPIFQSLVGTTMSVVPYQLIPRVVHGEQFFRFHRPIKPGDTLVAKSKMTGYEGMENGTRGTVYAETRDASGDLVNEQYVTFFFRKYDVGETRGVLGPNVVLDEAIKANGPAASLVQHVDDDQTFRYSPASGDPMPIHLDNDAAVAAGLPGIIAHGLCTMAFTSWAALTELADSRTERLKELAVRFAKPVLPGQDITTSFWKNGAAGTYSYETSVGDDLVIKNGHAVIA
- a CDS encoding MIP/aquaporin family protein, with translation MRHAGQLAAEFVGTLILILFGLGVVAQVVTAGNEDYGNHNSIAWAWGMGVAFGIFAAGRISGAHLNPAVTLALAAFRGFPWKQVVPFIVAQTAGAFVAALLVRWNYGSVLSAVDPGHTIATQGVFSTLPGNGALDVSLWGGLRDQIIGTAILLFLIFAISDRRNIRMPESLLPFAIGTVVVGLGMSWGSIAGYAINPARDFGPRLASYLTGFDTAFLDQHGAQYWWVPIVGPLIGGLLGAALYRYLVEAFLYADDSETQSPSHTEEFANG
- the glpK gene encoding glycerol kinase GlpK, yielding MADFVASIDQGTTSTRAMIFNHRGEEVGRHQLEHQQLLPRAGWVEHNPVEIWERTWSVLATSLNVTGLSSGDLAAVGVTNQRETTLVWNRHTGRPYCNAIVWQDTRTDKIAAALDRDGRGDVIREKAGLPPATYFSGGKLQWILENIDGVRRDAENGDALFGTPDSWVIWNLTGGIRGGVHVTDVTNASRTMLMNLETLDWDDELLSFFSIPRQMLPPIKASSPVEPFGVTTHMGPLGGEVPIAGDLGDQQAAMVGQVCLSPGEAKNTYGTGNFLLLNTGEELVRSRNGLLTTVCYQFGDNKPAYALEGSIAVTGSAVQWLRDQLGIISGAAQSEDLARQVEDNGGVYFVPAFSGLFAPYWRSDARGAIVGLSRFNTNAHLARATLEAICYQSREVVEAMEADSGVHLEVLKVDGGITANKLCMQIQADTLGVDVVKPVVAETTALGAAYAAGLAVGFWKDVEDLRRNWQEDERWSSSINEEQREHGFAGWKKAVQRTLDWVEV
- a CDS encoding lipid-transfer protein, producing MPPKAPEKVFVIGVGMTKFEKPGRREGWDYPAMAKESGTNALTDAGIDYDKVEAAYVGYCAGESTSGQRAVYELGMTGIPVTNVNNNCSTGSTALFNAAQAIRGGLADVTLALGFEKMQPGSLGATFTDREQPMQRHIEALAGLFDFAFPPAPWMFGAAGREHMQKYGTTAEHFAKIGYKNHKHSVNNPYAQFQEEYTLQDILDAKEIYAPLTKLQCSPTSDGSGAAILASERFVEANGLGDRAVEIVGQAMTTDTPGTLESKSAITLIGFDMAKLAAQKVYEQAQISADDVDVIELHDCFSANELITYEALGLCAEGEGGKLIDNGDTTYGGRWVVNPSGGLISKGHPLGATGLAQCAELTWQLRGDADKRQVADAKVALQHNLGLGGACVVTAYKPANR
- a CDS encoding SDR family oxidoreductase, translating into MGQLDGRVAVITGAGRGIGREHALLFAREGASVVVNDLGGANDGSGSDAGPAQEVVDEIVAAGGKAVANTDNISTWAGASNLVNQAVETFGQLDAVVNNAGILRDGFVAGLEEDQWDSVIQVHLKGHFAVLRHAAEYWKAQSKAGADVKATVVNTASDSGVTLPNPGQGNYGAAKAGIAALSCVAAAELERYGVKVNAIAPVARTRLTLATPGMGAIFAAPVDEGQFDMFSPANISPLVAYLSTEKNPWTGQVFKVTGGSIQRLKGWSVTDTAETDGPWSIDLVRESVEPWK